AGTCCAACTGCAACCAATGGAATCAGTCGCTGACCCATCACAAACCCCCTTCGCTCGACGTCTTTGCGAGCGTCATTCCAACCAACGCGACCAGCTTGCGCTAGTATCATCTCCACCCCCACGCGTCAACGGAACTTGGCTGGTGCCGTTTTGATCCGTCACGTAGAGCAACGACGCGCCGCCGCGCGTCGAGCTGAAGACCAGGTAGCGCCCATCGGGCGCCCAGCTGGGATCTTCGTTGTTGCCTTCGCCGTTGGTGATCTGCTTGGTGCCGCTGCCGTCGGTCTTGACCGTGAAGATGTTGAAGCGGCCGCTGCGGCCGACGTACGCGATGCGATCGCCCTTGGGCGACCACGCCGGCGAGGTGTTGTAGTTGCCTTCGTGGCTGATGCGCGTGACGCCGCTGCCGTCGGCATGCATGACGTAGATATGCGGGGTACCGGAGCGGTTGGAGCAAAACGCCAGGCGTTGGCCGTCGGGCGACCACGACGGCGATACGTCGATTGCCCAGTGCTCGGTCAACCGCCGGATCAGCCGGCCCTCACGGTCGAGCAGAAAGATGTCGGAGTTGCCTTGATCTTCCAGCGCCACCGCTAAGCGCGAGCCGTCGGGCGACCACTTGCCGCCGAGGTTGAGCCCTTTTTCGGCCGACAGGCGCACCTCGCGTACGCCGATGAGGTCGAGCAAGTAGAGGTCCGGGTTTCCTTTCTTGTAGGAGGTGTAGAGCAACGAGCGCGCATCAGGGCTCCACGAGGGCGAAAGATCGATGGTCTTGCCGCTGGTGACCTGCAGCAAGTCGCCGCCGTCGGGGCTCATCACGTAGATGTTCTTGAACCGCCCGCCGCGGGTGGAGACGAAGGCGATGCGGGAATCGAACGGGCCGCGCTCGTTGGTAAAGACCTCCATGATCTCGTCGGCAAAGCGGTTGGCGATCCGGCGAATCTGGGGGGGCGAATAACGATAGCGGCGGCCGGCCAGCTGGCGCTGCTGGAAGACGTCGAACAGGCGCACTTCGACGGTCAGCTCGTCGCCGGAGATTTGCAGGCTGCCCTTAACCAAGGCCAGCGCGCCGATTACCGACCAGTTGGCGAAGTTGATCTGCTCGGCGGTTATGCCTGAGGTCTCGGGCTGCTCGATGTATGCCTGCCGATCGATGATGCGGAACAGCCCGGCCAACTCCAGGTCGCGTGAAAGGATATCGGCGAATTCGCCGGCGAGCTTGGCCCCGGCGCCGTTTTGCGACAGGTCTTTGAGCGGCGAAATTGCGATCGGGTAGCTGTGCGAGCCCGGGCCGGTCACGGACAGCTTGGTCTGCGCCTGGGCCGCCAGCGGCGCGAGCGCGCCGATGCCGACCAGGACCGTTGCCACTAACCAACCTCGCGTCTGCGTCATCCCATCCCTCACAGCTGCATCGCGGGCGTAAAGGAAATCTCTACGTCCGAGAACTCCTTGCGGTAGGCTCCCGGCGGCGGCGGCAGGGGATTAACCGCCCGTACTGCGCGCAACACCGATTCGTCGTAGCTGGCATTGCCGCTGGCGCGGGTGATGCGCACGTCGGAGACCTCGCCCTCGTCGCCGATGCGGAAGCGAACGATCGCCTCAAGCTCGCGTTCGGCGCCTGCCCAGGCCCAGGCTTCCTTGAGCCGCGCCTCCAACTGGCCGCGGTAAATGATGTACTCGACGCCCATGGCAATGCCGGCCCCGGGCCCAACCCCAGGTCCGACCGAGATCGGACCGCCGGGTTTCTCCCCGGCCTTGCCCGTGCCGGCGCTGGCGGTTGCGCCCTCGTTCTTGACGCGCTCGACGGCCTTGGCGATGCGTTCGTTCAGCTCGCGCGCCGCTAACTCTTCCTTGGTCGGCGTCGGCGGACCCGCCGGCTTCTTGGGCGCAGTTGGCGCCGCGGCAACGGGTGCCGCTTTCGCCTGCGGCTTCGGCTTAACCTCCGCCGGCTTCGCCGCTTCCGCCGGCTTTGCCACCTCGGCTTTCGCCTGCACCACCGGCGTCGGCGTGGGCTGTGCAGGCTGCGGTGGGGTAGCCGCGGCCACGGCAACGGCCTTCTCCTCCACTTTCGGCTCCGGCTTCTTCGGTTCCGGCTTGGCTTCCGGCTGGGGCGGCGGCGGAGCTGACTTCACCTCTTCCACCTTCGGCGGTGGCGGTGGGGGCGCAGGCTTGGGCTCGACCTTGGGCGGGGCTTGCATCTTGCCTTTGCCGCCCGCGACCAGGTTGGTACCCGCCAGCTGATCGGAGCTGACTAGATCGACCGTGTACGCCGTGATCGTGCGCGGGCGCAGCGTGAAACGGGGCGACAACGTCATCACCAACACCAGCACGCCGGCGTGCGCCAGCGCAGACAGCAGCACCATCCAGGACAGACCACGATCCCACTCGGCATGGTGCAGGATTACCGGATGCTCAGGGTTCACTTGGACTCGGTGGGTGGTTCGGTCACCATCCCCAAGCGCTCCACCCCAGCGCCTTTGATGGTCGCGATCACGTGTGCCACCGCGCCGTAGCGCACGTTCTGGTCGGCGCGCAGAAACACCTGCCGATCCGGGCGTTCTTTCAAAATCGCCTGCAGCTTCGTGCCCAGGTCGGCTTCCTTGATGGCGGTGTCGTTCAAATAGACCTGGCCCTTGGGATCGACCGCGACGACCAGCTGTTGCTCCTCCCCGGCCAGGGCGGCGGCGCGCACTTTGGGAAGATTGACGGCCACGCCTTGTTGCAAGATCGGCGCCGTCACCATGAAGATCACCAGCAGTACCAGCATCACGTCGACCAACGGCGTGACGTTGATCTGCGAGATGCTGCTGCCGCCGCGTTCGTCAAATCCCGCCACGTTCGTTTCCCGCCTGCCTCGTTCTCCGGTTCATTACTTGAGGAAGTGACGCTCGGCGATGTTGAGGAATTCAGAGGCGAAGTTTTCCATGTCGGCATGCAGCACGCGGATTTGCCGGGCGAAGTAGTTGTAACCCATCAGCGCAGGGATGGCTGCGAACAAGCCGACCGCGGTCGCAATCAGCGCCTCGGAGATGCCCGGGGCCACGGCTTGGATGCTCGACGAGTGTGCCGCGCTGAGGCCGCGAAAGGCGTTCATGATGCCCCACACAGTACCGAACAGCCCGATGAAGGGCGTACTGCTGGCCGTGGTCGCCAAGAACGTCAGTGCCTTCTCCAGCCGCGTCAGCTCCTGCGTGGTGGCGCGCTTCATGGCGCGCTCGACGTTCTCGATGCCGCCCAACTCCGTGGTCATGACCTCGCCCGGGTTAGGTTGGCGCTTCGAGCGCGTCAGCCGCACCAACTCTTGATAACCCGCGCGGAATACCTGCGCCACCGGACTCTGCTTGAAATCCTGACTGGCGGTGTGGATGTTGGTGAGGTTCTTGGTATCCCAGAACACCTCGATGAAGCGCTCCGACTGCCCGCGCGCCTGCTGCACCTGGCGAAACTTGTAGAACAAGATGCCCCAGCTGATGACGGAAAAGCCGATGAGAATATAGAGAACAAGCTGAACGACCAGGCCGGTCCCGGTGATCATCGAGACCAGGCCCTCTTGCCGCATCCCCCCCTCCGCCTGCGCAAACGCCGCAGGCAGCCACACCCAAATCATACCGAGATCATCTCGTTGCCGATTGAACGGTAATATACCCCCCCCGGGGAGTCAACGAAGCGAACTCCGGCGAGCGCTGGCCGCACGGCGCTTGGGCTCGGTCAGGCGCGGCTTGGCTCGGCTGCGGCGCGCCGGCGGCAGCTCTTTAACCGTCCCCGACCGGCTCGCGTCATAGCCGCCGAGCGCCTCGACGGCGGCGCGAAAGCCGTCGCCGCGCATCACCTCGAGCAATGCCTGGCCGGCGGCCGACTCGAAACAGTCGCGCCGAAAGACCAGGTCGTACTCCTCGCGCGCCACCGGAATGAAATCAAGCCCCAGCGCCACGGCCGCCGACTTGACCCCGAGGCCGCAGTCGGCCAACCCGCTGGCCACGGCCACCGCCACCGCCATGTGGGTGAACTCCTCGCGCTCGTAACCGCTGACCTGCGCCGGCGTGAGGCTGAGTTGCTCCAACTCGTAATCGAGCAACACCCGGGTGCCGGCGCCGCTCTGGCGGTTGACGAACTGCACGCCGCCTCGTTTCAGATCGCTCAGGCCGGCGATCGCCTTGGGGTTGCCGCGCGCAACGATCAAACCCTGGTCGCGCATGACCAGATGAACCACCGCGATCGGCTCGCCCTGCAAGTGCTTCATGATGTCCGGCAGGTTGTACTGGCCCGTGGCCGGATCGAGCAGATGGGTGCCGACCACGTGGGCCTCGCCGCGCTTCAGCGCCAACAGGCCGCCGAGGCTGCCGACGTTCGCCGTCGAGAACTTCAGCTCGGGGGCGCGCCGTTTGAGGCCATCTTCAAGCACCCCGAGGCTGAGATCATGGCTGCCGCTGACCACGATGGTGTTGGCAATGTCGGCGTGCGAGCGCAACAGCTCGACCTCGACTTCTTCGCCGGCGTTGATGCCCTCCGACAACGCCGGAATGCGCAAACAGCCGTCAGCGCGCACCAGCGTGGTAATGACCCCCGCGCCGCGCGCCAGCGGGGTCGCCACCAGCCGGCCGCCGACCCGCCCGAGGGTGACGCGCACGAACTCTTCGAGCCCGAGCTTCGAGGCCAGCTTGCGCGGCACCACGGCGCGCACCAGCTCGGGCGCGGGCGGTGCGCTGCCGAGCCATTTCGCCAACAGCGGCCGTAGCACTTGCTGGCAGACGATAATCGCCGACACCGGATAGCCGGGCAGCCCGAGCACCGGCTTGCCGCCGATGACGGCACAAATCGCGGGCTTGCCCGGCATAATGTCGATGCCGTGGACCAGAACTTCGCCCAGCTCAGCCAACACCCGCACAGTGTAGTCGTGCTCCCCTGCCGACGAGCCGGCTATGACGACAACGATGTCATGCGCGCGTACCGCCGCCGCCACGGCCGCGCGGATTTGATCCGGGTCGTCGGCCACCGGCGCCAGCCGCTGCGGCTCCCCCCCCCATTCGCTGACGAACGCCGCCACCACCCGGGAGTTGAACTCGATGATGCGGCCGGGCCCGGCCTCGGCTCCGGGTTCTATCAGCTCACTTCCGGTTGGTATGATGGCCACCCGCGGGCGTGGCACCAGCGGCACGCTCAGGTGTCCGGCGGCCAGCAGGGCGCCGATGTCGAACGGCCGGATGCGGTGCCCGCGCGGCAGCAGTGGCTCGGTCGCCACTATGTCTTCGCCCACCAGGCGCACGTGCTGCCAAGGGACCGCCGCTTCGCGAATCGCCACGCGCCCCTCGGCAACCGGGTAGACGTTCTCGATCATCACCACGGCGTTGGCCCAGCCCGGAAGCGCCTGCCCGGTGTCGACGTAGGCAAACGGCCGCGGTGCTTGCGCGGCCGCGGGGTCCAGCTGCAATTCGATCGGCCGAGTCTCGCCCGCACCGAAGGTGTCCGCCGCGCGTACCGCGATGCCGTCCATGGCCGAGCCGTGGTAGTGCGGTGCCGAGAGGCGGGCCGCCACCGGCTCGGCGGTAGTGCGGTGCAGGCTGTGTTCGACCGCTGTGTTCTCGGCCGGCCGCCGCTCAATCGGCCGGCCGTCGACAAACAGCGCCAGCGTTTCCGCCAGGGATTTCTTCTTGAGGTAGCGTGTGCGGGCCATCTTCTCCTGCTTGCCTCAAAACAGCGCCACCTCGACTTCGGTACCGGCTTCGAGCCCTTCGGCCGAGGCCTCGATGCGGACCAAGCCGTCGGCGTTTACCAGATTGAAGATCGCGCCGGATTTGCCCGGCAGTGGTAGCGCCACCAAGACGCTGCCGTCGTGCGCCAGCCGCACCCGGACGTGGTCTTCGCGCCCGGGTTGGGAGGCAACGTTCTCGGCCAGCCGCGCGCGCACGGTGCTACGGGGTGCAAAAACTGCCGCCGGATCCTCGCCGCCGAGCACCCGCAGCAACGGCGCGCCGAACAACTCGAATATCACCAGTGCCGATACCGGGTGGCCGGGCAGCCCGACGACGGGCTTGTCCAGCGCACGCGCTAAAATGGTTGGCTTGCCCGGCGCCACCGCGATGCCGTGGAACGCTATCTGTGACTGCGGGAACGAGCTGATCACGTCGATGGTGATGTCCTTGGTGCCCACCGAGCTGCCGCCGGAGATCAGCACGACATCGTTGCCGGCCAACGCCCGCGCCAGCGCTTTGCGCAGCGCCGCGGCTTGATCCGGTACCACGCCGTAGTCGGTGACGACGGCGCCGGCCGTGCCCGCCATTGCCATCAGCGCGTACTCATTGATGTTGCGCACCTGGCCCGGCCGCGGTGTCCGCTGGGGCGGGACGATCTCGTCGCCGCTGGAGATCAGCCCGACGCGCGGCCGCTTGAACACCGAGACCTTGGTGATGCCCAGCCCCGTCAGCGCGCCCAGGTCATGGGCGCGCAGGCGCCGGCCGCGCGCGAAGATCGGTGCCCCCTTGGCAACATCATCGCCGATCTTCAGCACGTTTTCCCACGGCGACACCCCGCGGTGAATCTCGACGGAGCCGTCGCCGACCTCGTCGGTGTGCTCGACCATCACCACCGCGTCGGCCGCGGGCGGCAGCATGCCGCCGGTGGCAATGCGCTGGGCTTCGCCCTGGCGCAGCGCGCGGGTCGAGGCATCGGCCCCCATTTCGATCGTGCCGGTGATCTTCAAGTAGCTCGGTATACTCGCCGAGGCGCCGAAAGTGTCGCGGGCGCGCACCGTGTAGCCGTCCATATTGGCGCGATGAAAATGCGGCAAATCAATCGGTGCGGTCAGATCACTCGCCAGTACCCGCCCGAGCGCCTTGGCCACCGCCGCCCTCTCGCAGCCCACCGGGGTGATGGCGGCGATGTGCCCGCGCGCTTCGCCGGCGCTGACCACCTGAAAGAACGCTTTGACGGCGTGCGGCGCTAGACGACGAACTTGACGTGGTCGAGGCATGGCAGCTCCCGGCGCACCCGGTCGAGGTAGTCGAGGTCGATCTCCGCGACGATCACCAGCTCGCGATCGGCCGCGCGCGCCAGCGGCTTGCCCCAGGGATCGACGATCAACGAGTTCCCAAAATTGTTCACCCCGCTCGGGCTGTGCCCAATCTGATCCGGCGCGACGACGTACACCTGGTTCTCGATTGCCCGCGCGCGCAGCAAGATCTCCCAATGGGCGGCGCCGGTGGGGAAGGTGAACGCCGACGGAACCATGATGATCTGCGCGCCCGAGCGCGTCAGCTGCCGGTATAGCTCGGGGAAACGCAGATCGTAGCAGATGCTGAGGCCGATGCAGCCGAGCTCGGTGACGGCGCTAGCCAGCTCGCCGCCGCCTTGGCGCGTGTCTGATTCACGCATGGTGACGTGCCCGGCCAGATCGATGTCGAACAGGTGGGCCTTGCGGTAGCTGGCAATCAGCTCACCGCGCGGGTTGAAGAGGCAGCTGGTATTGAAAGCCTTGCCGCCGCTGCCGGCTCGCTCCAGCACCGACCCGCCCAGTAGATGTATGCGCAGCGCCTGGGCCAGGCGTCCGAGCCTAGCGGTTGTCGGGCCGGGAATCGGCTCGGCGGAGGCGATTTCCTCGGCCTGCGCCCCGCGCCAGTTGAAGACTTCGGGCAGCGCCACCAACGCGGCACCCTGGCGCGCCGCTTCGCGCACCAGCGCTTCGGCTTTGTCGAGGTTGACGGCTTTGTCCGACCCGGCACAGAGCTGGACGGCGGCTGCCAGAAATCGTCGCGCACCCATGGCCCTGGGCCGGAAGCTACCCAAGGGGGTGGAGTGGGTCAACCGCAGCGCGGCAACTCCAGTCCTGGAGGAGCACGGGTGTCCTGCTCTCTGCGAAAATCTTCGCGTGGCGCGGCGACCCAGGACTACATCGGCGACTTCTTCGACCTCAACGGCGACGGCCTGCCCGATGTCATCGACTCCTCGAACTGGAGCCCGACCAACCGCAAGTGGCAGGTCTACCTCAAGCAACGGCTTCGCGCCCGCACCGCCTCCGACAGGGGCGAGAAACGCAACGCAGCAGATTCAGCACCAACTCCGCTGGCCCTCGGCTCGGCCTTCTTCTCGGCCCCGACCCGTACAGCAGCATTGCCGTGATCCAGGCGACGCCCGCAAGCGCACCGGGAGCCTGCCGCTAGGGGAGCCGCTCGCTGAGTTGACTACGGCCTTCCAATGGGTGACCCCTATCTGCCCGACGGCGCCGGCGGCGTCGCGGCGAGATCCAGGACTCGTGGGACCGAGCGGCCTGAGCGACTCGGGGCTGCCGCCCCTCGACTGCAATCGCCAGGTCGGCTACAAGGCCGGCGCGTATGGGTAATACTCGCAGCAGCGTTCGCACTGGCGTTCTGGACTGGGCCGTTTTGGCGGCCGGCGCGGTGTTTTGCGCCGGGGCCGTGGTCTTTCGTTTCGCTCTGACGCGCGCCTCCGGCGCCTGGCTGGTGCAGGCGCCGGCTGATTTTGCCGCGGCATTCTCCCGGCTGACCGAGCGCGAACAGCTGGTGATGTTTCCGCTGGGCGTGGCGACCACGATCATGACGATGATCGTGTTGGTGCGCGACGGCATCGGCGCCCGCCGCGGCCGCTGGCGGCTGGCGGCGGTGGGCGGCCTCTTCTGCGCCTCGATCGCCAGCACGCTCGGCAGCGATCCGCTCGAACACACGATCATTGCGACCGCCAATGAGCTGGCCTCCGAGGTAGACGCTACGCTGCTCGCTCCCCTGCTCGAACAGTGGCGGCAGTGGCAGTGGATCAATCTCACTTTGGCGCTGCTGGTAGCCGGCAGCCTCGTCGCCGCTCATCGCGCGCCCGTGCCGGTTGCGAGCGCCGCGAGCGATGGGCTGACCGCGCACCATCGCTCGCTGTTGTTCCTGCTCGGCGCGGCTACGCTGTTCGAGGGCTACGATCGCTTCATCGTGTCATTGGCGCTGCCCTACATCGGCCGCGATCTGGGTGCTGACGAAGCCCAGCTCGGCTGGGTGCTGTCGGCTATTCGCGCGGGCGCGCTGCTGTCGATACCGCTGGGGCCGATGGCGGACCGTTACGGGCGCAGGCGTTTGTTGTTGGTGACCATCGTGGCTTATACGGTGGCGACCGCCGCCACCGGTTTTTCGCGCGGCGTCGTCGACTTCGTGTTGCTGCAAGTCTGCGCCACGGTTTTTCTGGTGGCGCAGCTGGCGCTGGCCCAAGTGGTGATTGCGGAGGAGTTTCCGGCCGCGCACCGCGGCCGCGGGCAGGGCCTGCTGGGCGCCTTCGCCGCCTTGGGCGCCGGCGTTGCCGCGATCTTGTTCCCCATCTTTCAACACACCGCCATGGGCTGGCGCGGGCTCTATTTCGTCGGCCTCGTCCCGCTCCTGCTGATCACTTACCTGCGCCGCGCGCTGCCTGAAACCAGCCGCTGGCAGCAAGCCCAGGGGCGGCCGGCCAGCCGCGCCGTGCGGCTGGTCGAGGTCATGCGGGCACCGCATCGCGTGCGCTTTCTTGTCCTGATGATACTGGCGCTGGTCTTGAGCGCGGGTGCGGCCTCGGCGTTCGGCTTCGCCTCCTATCGTGCCGCCAACACTTTCGGCTGGAGCCCGAGCCAGATCAGCGCGATGATCTTGACCGGAGGCGGGCTGGGACTGTCGGGCTGGTTCGTTTTCGGCCGGCTCGCAGACAGTTGGGGCCGGCGGATCACGGGGCTACTGTCGGTGTGCGGCGGCACGCTGGCAATCGTGGTCTTCTATCGCACCCCGGCGCTGTTCGCGGCGTTCGTCGGCCTGACCTTCATGGAGTCGGGGGCCGCTATCGCTGTCAACTCGCTCGGCACCGAACTCTTTCCCACCCGGCTCCGTGCCACCGCCAAGGCATGGATCACCAATGCCGGCATCGCCGGCGCTACGGCCGGCCTGGCCGCAGTCGGCGCGCTGGCCGAAGTGATGGGCGGCGCCGAGAACGTGATCGCGCTGCTGGCGCTGTTGCCGTTGCTGGTTGCGCCGGCGTTGTTCCTGCTGCCGGAAACCCGCGGGCAACAACTCGAAGAAATCGTACCGGGGAACGAGTGAGGAGCGCCGGCCGCGCTCCTCACTGCCTATTGCACTAAATCACCGGCTGGCGGCACCAAGAAGTCGAGCCCACCGAAGCCGACCACGCCGGTATCCGCCGCCGACCAAGTCAGCCGCCGTCCGCCGGCGAGCGGTACCGTTACCCGAAAGCCGAGCGACTGCAGTTCGCCCTGTTGCAAAGGCCGCTCAGCGAGGCCGGCAGCCATGTCGTACGGGCCCACCCCCGCCGGCACCAGGGTGCCGGCATCACGAGCGGTGTAGCCGACAGGATGCGCGAGCAATTCGACGGTTAAACCCCGCTGCTCGGCCCAGGCCGCCGCATCTGTCGCCAGCTGCTGGCCGCTGAGGCCGTGCCGAAACAGCGGGGCCAGGCCGTTGCGAACCTGGATGACGGCCTCAAAAGCGGTGCGAAGCGCACTCGGGATGTCGCTTTCCCAGCGCTTGCGAACGTAGCCGGTACGCTCCACCGCGGCCGCCATGCCGGCGTAGCGCAGCTCGAGCGCCACGTGTACCAGGTCGCCTTCGTCAATGCTGGTGTCGGTGTTGGCACCCGCCCACGGCCAGCTCAGTCGGGCACTGTCGGCTAGCTTGACCACCGAAACGCGCGGCAGCGACAGGCATTCGAGCTGCGCCGCCCGGAGGTCGGCAGCCGCCCGCCACGCCAGCTCCGCCGCCGTGGTCTGACCCGTTTCGATTAACGCTCCGGCAACCGTGCGTTCGGCGATCTCAGCGGCACAACGCGCGCCCTGGCGCGCCAGCTCGATCTCGTCGGCCGTACGTGCGGCGCGCCACGCGATTGCGAGTGGCTCGGCGGAGCGGAAGCGGCCAGCGTATTCGCGGCCGGCCAGCCAGGCGGCGAACTGCCGGCTGCCGGTAGCCACGCCATCGGCGAACGGCACCCGCGCAGAGTAGTTGATCCCGATGCGCCGCGGCCGAAAGCGCGCCAGCGTGTCAGCCACGGCGCCCGGCGTCAGAGCCGACACTTGCTCGAACAGGCCGCTGGCGCTCAGCACCGGCATGACCAGCGGCGTGCCGAAGGCAAACGCCCGGAGCTTGCCGTCGTCGCCGATGAACAGCACCAGCTTGTCGCCGGGTTCGCCGAGCCCGAGACTGTCCAGCATCGGATCGCGTTGGGAGTCGCGCTCCACCAACAGCCAGGCATCGAGTTCCGCCGCGTGCAGCGCCGGCAGCAGCAGTTGGCGCACTTTGTCGCGCACCGCTACCGCGCGCAGCCGTGATTGGTCGCGCGCCTCGGGCAGCCAGCTACAGGGCCGACTCTGCGCTGTTGCATAAATCGGCGAGCGCTGCGGCGGCCGCGTGAACGCTTCCCAATAACGGCAGCCGCCGCCCAGCACTACTACCAATCCCAACCCTGCCAGCACCGTTGTCCGCTTCATCACCCACCCTAAAAGTTAACAATGCTAATTGAAAGTCGGCGGCAGCTCGGCGACCGCCGTGCGCCAGGGGCCGTCTGCGCTCCCCGACGGCTTACGCCCCGCTGCCGATGAGCGCTGCGGCACGACGGCCGAATTGCTGCAGCGACCACACGTAGCCCTGATAGTTGACCGCTCGCAGCCCCAGAACACTGTACGCCGCCAGCGGGGTCTCGAAGCGAACCCACTCCCACGGCACCGGCGGAATGCCGAGCAAATGGGTGAGCATTACGCCGTTGCTGCCACCGTGAGCGACGATCCCGAGGCGCAGCGTCTGCGCCCGTGCCGGTGCAGCCCACACCGCGAAGCCGTCGGTAGGCTGTGGCCGCACGCCGTAGTGTCCCAAGATCTCTTCGAGCGCCGCCGTCACTCGCCCGTGGAAATCGCGAAACGGCTCGCCGCCGGGAAAACCTTCCCAGTGGTCGCCGAAAGGCCGCCGCGCCGCGGCGGTGAAGTAGGCATCCACCTCAGCCTGCGAGGCCGTGCTCAGCTCGCCGATGCGGATTTCGGCTAAGCCGCCGACGGCCGTCGGTTCGAGTTGCTG
The sequence above is a segment of the Deltaproteobacteria bacterium genome. Coding sequences within it:
- a CDS encoding M24 family metallopeptidase; this translates as MKRTTVLAGLGLVVVLGGGCRYWEAFTRPPQRSPIYATAQSRPCSWLPEARDQSRLRAVAVRDKVRQLLLPALHAAELDAWLLVERDSQRDPMLDSLGLGEPGDKLVLFIGDDGKLRAFAFGTPLVMPVLSASGLFEQVSALTPGAVADTLARFRPRRIGINYSARVPFADGVATGSRQFAAWLAGREYAGRFRSAEPLAIAWRAARTADEIELARQGARCAAEIAERTVAGALIETGQTTAAELAWRAAADLRAAQLECLSLPRVSVVKLADSARLSWPWAGANTDTSIDEGDLVHVALELRYAGMAAAVERTGYVRKRWESDIPSALRTAFEAVIQVRNGLAPLFRHGLSGQQLATDAAAWAEQRGLTVELLAHPVGYTARDAGTLVPAGVGPYDMAAGLAERPLQQGELQSLGFRVTVPLAGGRRLTWSAADTGVVGFGGLDFLVPPAGDLVQ
- a CDS encoding histidine phosphatase family protein, producing MAAFSLEERERRARVSVPVELVLVRHAEPDWEWAQRTGGDPGLTPLGRQQAAEVASDLIQLPLAALYTSPLARAQQTAAAIGAAQQLEPTAVGGLAEIRIGELSTASQAEVDAYFTAAARRPFGDHWEGFPGGEPFRDFHGRVTAALEEILGHYGVRPQPTDGFAVWAAPARAQTLRLGIVAHGGSNGVMLTHLLGIPPVPWEWVRFETPLAAYSVLGLRAVNYQGYVWSLQQFGRRAAALIGSGA